A window of Rhabdothermincola salaria contains these coding sequences:
- a CDS encoding type II secretion system F family protein, which yields MTAAVLAVAAAYGAYLLYTAVILGWNGVGPGPRGPRRERPPLGHRGREWLTQAGLGHVALGEFAAVIGVVFVLGSALALVLFGAPLPALVFGTFAASFPVAAYRQRRQAARAVAQDAWPRLIEELRIMTSSAGRSIPQALFDVGAAGPVELRPAFAAAHREWLLTTDFERTLHVLRDQLADPTCDATCETLLIAHELGGTDVDRRLADLAEDRRQDARFRKDARARQAGVRFARRFVLLVPLGMAAAGLSVGNGRSAYQTPLGQVAVLVAIGMVAACWAWAGRILRLPEQDRVFAR from the coding sequence ATGACCGCCGCCGTCCTCGCGGTCGCCGCCGCCTACGGCGCCTACCTGCTCTACACCGCCGTCATCCTCGGTTGGAACGGCGTCGGCCCCGGACCCCGGGGGCCACGCCGGGAGCGACCTCCGCTCGGGCATCGCGGCCGAGAGTGGCTGACCCAGGCCGGTCTCGGCCACGTCGCGCTCGGCGAGTTCGCCGCCGTCATCGGCGTCGTCTTCGTCCTGGGATCGGCGCTGGCCCTGGTGCTCTTCGGAGCCCCCCTTCCTGCTCTGGTGTTCGGCACCTTCGCCGCCTCGTTCCCCGTCGCCGCCTACCGGCAGCGCCGTCAGGCCGCCCGGGCCGTGGCCCAGGACGCGTGGCCTCGCCTCATCGAGGAGCTGCGCATCATGACGTCGTCGGCAGGGCGTTCCATCCCCCAGGCGCTGTTCGACGTCGGCGCCGCGGGACCGGTCGAGCTCCGTCCTGCCTTCGCCGCCGCCCACCGCGAGTGGCTGTTGACCACCGACTTCGAGCGCACCCTGCACGTGCTCCGCGACCAGCTCGCCGATCCCACCTGCGACGCCACCTGCGAGACCCTCCTCATCGCCCACGAGCTCGGTGGCACCGACGTCGACCGGCGCCTGGCCGACCTCGCCGAGGACCGCCGCCAGGACGCCCGCTTCCGCAAGGACGCCCGGGCGCGCCAGGCCGGGGTCCGCTTCGCTCGTCGCTTCGTGCTCCTCGTCCCGCTGGGCATGGCCGCGGCGGGCCTCTCGGTGGGCAACGGCCGGTCGGCCTACCAGACGCCGCTCGGCCAGGTGGCGGTGCTGGTGGCCATCGGCATGGTCGCCGCCTGCTGGGCATGGGCTGGTCGCATCCTGCGACTGCCCGAACAGGACCGGGTGTTCGCCCGATGA
- the era gene encoding GTPase Era: MRSGFASLVGRPNVGKSTLLNAILGTKVAITSDKPQTTRAQIRGVLERPDVQVVFVDTPGIHKPRTLLGERLNRTATEATGGVDVVCLIVDATAPIGPGDRFVAERVPSDAIVVVNKTDIASPDEVMAQLVRAAEQLDRSAYFPVSALTGQGVPELVEEIVSRLPEGPAWYPPGTVTDVPEAFWVAELVREQLLAVTHDELPHSIATRVVEWEWPRIRVEILVERDSQKGIVIGKKGSVLKQVGTEVRKQLPEGAFLELFVKVDKDWQRQARALDRLGF, translated from the coding sequence ATGAGGTCAGGCTTCGCGTCGCTGGTGGGGCGTCCCAACGTGGGCAAGTCCACCTTGTTGAACGCCATCCTGGGGACCAAGGTGGCCATCACCTCCGACAAGCCCCAGACCACGAGGGCCCAGATCCGCGGGGTCCTCGAACGGCCCGACGTGCAGGTCGTCTTCGTCGACACCCCCGGCATCCACAAGCCCCGGACGCTGCTCGGCGAACGGCTCAACCGCACGGCCACCGAGGCGACGGGTGGGGTCGATGTGGTGTGCCTGATCGTCGACGCCACTGCGCCCATCGGCCCGGGCGACCGCTTCGTCGCCGAGCGGGTGCCGTCCGACGCCATCGTGGTGGTCAACAAGACCGACATCGCCTCGCCCGACGAGGTCATGGCCCAGTTGGTCCGGGCGGCCGAGCAACTCGACCGGTCCGCCTACTTCCCCGTCTCGGCCCTCACCGGCCAGGGCGTGCCCGAACTGGTCGAAGAGATCGTGAGCCGGCTGCCTGAAGGTCCGGCCTGGTATCCGCCGGGCACGGTGACCGACGTGCCGGAGGCCTTCTGGGTGGCCGAGCTCGTGCGCGAGCAGTTGCTCGCCGTCACCCACGACGAGCTCCCGCACTCGATCGCCACCCGGGTGGTCGAGTGGGAGTGGCCTCGGATCCGCGTCGAGATCCTCGTGGAGCGCGACTCCCAGAAGGGCATCGTCATCGGCAAGAAGGGCTCGGTGCTCAAGCAGGTCGGTACCGAGGTGCGCAAGCAGCTTCCCGAGGGCGCGTTCCTCGAGCTCTTCGTGAAGGTCGACAAGGACTGGCAACGTCAGGCCCGCGCGCTCGACCGCCTCGGTTTCTGA
- a CDS encoding CpaF family protein, with amino-acid sequence MSTTTRTPRQTADDTEPPLVAIEQAVQERAKEADLDMSSEAGRAGLRRLIDEELARWDDDVRRGRRSHGLANPELVAERAWRNLALQGPLTELLGDPEVWEIEINSPDSIFVKRHGGTSGYHHESFHDDDHVVRTLTKLLDESSSSHRKLDPTEGLQDAQLDDGSRLHIVHGDLSRGGHVMVNIRRFTGVPFTTLAELVENDTLDAEVADFLATSVRAGLSIVFAGAPGSGKTTLLSCCIGELDPSRRVVIAEEVFEVDAPLPNVAQMQTRPGRADRPEIDLRRLVSGFLRMAPDVAIVGEVRDREALPLLLTLSSGVKGFTTIHAGNARQALSRLRFLAQLSDASRNLPHSALTALVSEAVDLVVFSERGPDGPRVREVVAVEDHAAGVDAVAFTTTDVFSRHGHDSSLHWSGNVPVRATAAFDAIGRDLRATLAATGTSPSGRDR; translated from the coding sequence ATGAGCACCACCACGAGGACGCCGAGGCAGACCGCCGACGACACCGAGCCACCCCTCGTCGCCATCGAGCAAGCGGTCCAGGAACGAGCCAAGGAGGCCGATCTGGACATGTCGAGCGAGGCCGGGCGAGCGGGGCTGCGCCGCCTGATCGACGAAGAGCTGGCCCGGTGGGACGACGACGTGCGGCGCGGCCGACGCTCCCATGGGCTGGCCAACCCCGAGCTGGTGGCCGAGCGGGCCTGGCGCAACCTCGCCCTCCAGGGACCCCTCACCGAGCTCCTCGGGGATCCAGAGGTGTGGGAGATCGAGATCAACTCCCCGGACTCGATCTTCGTCAAGCGCCACGGCGGGACCTCCGGCTACCACCACGAGTCGTTCCACGACGACGACCACGTGGTCCGCACCCTCACCAAGTTGCTCGACGAGTCTTCGTCCAGCCACCGCAAGCTCGATCCGACCGAGGGCCTCCAGGACGCACAGCTCGACGACGGGTCCCGCCTCCACATCGTCCACGGCGACCTCAGCCGTGGCGGCCACGTCATGGTCAACATCCGTCGCTTCACCGGCGTGCCGTTCACGACGCTCGCCGAGCTGGTGGAGAACGACACCCTCGACGCCGAGGTGGCTGACTTCCTGGCCACGTCCGTCCGCGCCGGGCTCTCCATCGTGTTCGCCGGGGCGCCCGGCTCGGGCAAGACCACGCTGCTGTCGTGCTGCATCGGGGAGCTCGACCCCTCTCGACGGGTGGTCATCGCGGAGGAGGTCTTCGAGGTCGACGCGCCCCTGCCGAACGTGGCGCAGATGCAGACCAGACCGGGTCGGGCCGACCGTCCGGAGATCGACCTCCGCCGGCTGGTCTCGGGGTTCCTCCGCATGGCACCCGACGTCGCCATCGTCGGCGAAGTGCGGGACCGGGAGGCCCTCCCGCTGTTGCTCACCCTCTCGTCCGGCGTGAAGGGCTTCACCACCATCCACGCCGGCAACGCCCGCCAGGCCCTCTCTCGTCTCCGATTCCTCGCACAGCTGTCGGACGCCTCGAGGAACCTCCCCCACAGCGCGCTCACCGCCCTCGTCTCCGAAGCCGTCGACCTCGTCGTGTTCAGCGAGAGGGGACCTGACGGACCGCGCGTGCGTGAGGTCGTCGCCGTCGAGGACCATGCTGCCGGTGTCGACGCCGTGGCCTTCACCACCACCGACGTGTTCAGCCGACACGGCCACGACAGCTCCCTGCACTGGTCGGGCAACGTCCCCGTACGAGCCACGGCCGCCTTCGACGCCATCGGCCGAGACCTGCGCGCCACCCTCGCCGCCACCGGCACCAGCCCATCGGGCAGGGATCGATGA
- a CDS encoding type II secretion system F family protein: MTRLVVPAALATWIGTALLLSNHRWFRRVSLAERLRPYVPGAAGPNRALRSPGGWAHSVVDVLGPLARSGGATLARLFGVSEELSLRLRRVHSPLDPTAFRLRQLGWVVGAFGLVVVLVAAVRPPVALVVLAVLGAPLLAFLVVEQQLARASAAWQHRLFLELPVVSEQLGMLLSAGYSLGAALTRLSQRSSGAVAHDLRGVVGRVQQGLDDVAALREWATVARLPAVDRLVAVLALNREASDLGHLISEEARSLRADVHRELIEAIERRGQQVWIPVTVATLLPGVLFLAVPFIEAMQLFTSG, from the coding sequence ATGACGCGGCTCGTCGTCCCCGCCGCCCTCGCCACATGGATCGGCACGGCGCTGCTGCTGTCGAACCACCGCTGGTTCCGCCGCGTCTCCCTCGCCGAGCGACTGCGGCCCTACGTGCCCGGCGCGGCGGGACCGAACCGGGCACTTCGCTCGCCGGGCGGCTGGGCCCACTCCGTCGTCGACGTGCTCGGGCCTCTGGCTCGTTCGGGTGGCGCCACGCTGGCTCGCCTCTTCGGGGTGTCCGAGGAGCTGAGCCTGCGACTCCGACGCGTCCACTCCCCCCTCGATCCCACCGCCTTCCGCCTCCGACAGCTGGGCTGGGTCGTCGGGGCCTTCGGCCTCGTCGTGGTGCTCGTCGCCGCGGTCCGCCCACCGGTCGCACTCGTCGTGCTGGCCGTCCTCGGTGCACCGCTGCTCGCCTTCCTCGTCGTCGAGCAGCAACTCGCCCGTGCGTCCGCGGCGTGGCAGCACCGCCTCTTCCTCGAGCTCCCCGTCGTCAGCGAACAGCTCGGCATGTTGCTGTCCGCCGGCTACTCGCTCGGTGCTGCCCTCACCCGGCTGTCGCAACGCAGCAGCGGGGCGGTCGCTCACGATCTCCGCGGCGTCGTCGGCCGGGTCCAGCAGGGACTCGACGACGTGGCGGCGCTGCGCGAATGGGCGACCGTCGCCCGCCTCCCCGCGGTGGACCGCCTCGTCGCCGTGCTCGCCCTCAACCGGGAGGCGTCCGACCTCGGGCACCTGATCTCCGAGGAGGCCCGATCGCTGCGAGCGGACGTCCATCGCGAGCTCATCGAGGCGATCGAACGCCGGGGCCAGCAGGTCTGGATCCCGGTCACCGTCGCCACCTTGCTGCCCGGCGTGCTGTTCCTCGCCGTCCCCTTCATCGAAGCCATGCAGCTGTTCACCTCCGGCTGA
- a CDS encoding helix-turn-helix domain-containing protein: protein MAPTPIEWMKSGEAADYLGITTRTLYKFIDEGKLPGYRVGRVIRLKASDVEAFVETLRIEPGTLEHLHPEV, encoded by the coding sequence ATGGCCCCCACCCCGATCGAGTGGATGAAGAGCGGCGAGGCAGCCGACTACCTCGGCATCACCACTCGCACCCTCTACAAGTTCATCGACGAGGGAAAGTTGCCCGGCTATCGGGTTGGCCGCGTCATCCGACTCAAGGCCTCCGACGTCGAGGCGTTCGTGGAGACGCTGCGCATCGAGCCAGGAACGCTGGAACACCTCCATCCCGAGGTCTGA
- a CDS encoding SAF domain-containing protein codes for MIGALLVTASALAVFTAYAGASTGPSGHAVKVTSSVPSGHVLTASDLAIVEIDLPEGTATGSFATVDDVVGSVTLTPLESDDLVQRSAVLAGDADRPPAHEFSFPIAPDRAVGGGLRAGETVDLFATHGSGPGAYTTVLARGAPVIGVQDAGRSALAGGGLVLTIALDTPDQVLEAAHAAQVAELTVVRSTGVTGVEGSRDRTESPTRAATPSGAVGDGGGR; via the coding sequence GTGATCGGAGCCCTCCTCGTCACCGCCTCGGCGCTGGCCGTCTTCACGGCCTACGCCGGCGCCAGCACCGGACCCAGCGGCCATGCCGTCAAGGTGACCAGCTCGGTCCCCTCGGGCCACGTGCTCACCGCATCCGACCTCGCCATCGTCGAGATCGACCTCCCGGAGGGCACGGCGACCGGTTCCTTCGCCACCGTCGACGACGTGGTCGGTTCGGTCACGCTCACCCCGCTCGAGAGCGACGACCTCGTGCAACGCAGCGCCGTGCTGGCCGGCGATGCCGATCGGCCACCGGCCCACGAGTTCTCGTTCCCGATCGCCCCGGATCGAGCCGTCGGCGGGGGGTTGCGCGCCGGTGAGACGGTCGACCTCTTCGCCACCCACGGGTCGGGACCCGGCGCCTACACCACGGTCCTGGCCCGGGGGGCGCCGGTCATCGGCGTGCAGGATGCCGGCCGCAGCGCCCTCGCTGGTGGCGGGCTCGTCCTCACCATCGCCCTGGACACCCCCGATCAGGTCCTCGAGGCCGCCCATGCGGCGCAGGTCGCCGAGCTCACGGTGGTGCGATCGACAGGCGTCACCGGGGTCGAAGGATCCCGGGACCGAACCGAGTCTCCCACCCGGGCCGCCACACCCTCTGGGGCGGTCGGCGACGGCGGTGGGCGATGA
- a CDS encoding MFS transporter, with protein MLDRRLPPDDASGDGAPEHQPGYTAEDVEDALVDGDRTVTGSPIRSALRNRQFRIVYVGSILSNTGNWMQNVVMAAFAYNLTGSAGYVGLVTFAQLGPQLLFSLVGGALADTFDRRKVIVVMAVWQMAFSVVLAVLAGRDDPSRVGLLIAVFLVGSGHALQNPTFASLLPNLVPRRDLSGAIALNSANMNVSRIIGPAIGGLLYAGVGAQWVFLLNAVTYVFIIVAMLRIRVPRLHRGSDEATGLRRVLEGFAVVRRDPVIRRAVATVTLFSFFSLTFLTQMPVIAEENFAIPAKSTAYGVLYAVFGVGALAGALSIGSVFANRPMERVLRWSLAGFAVFLAAYGLVRAAPLAYPIGLVLGFFYFAAVTSLSTLLQHRLDDRVRGRVLAVWMMAFGGTVPIGGLVAGWVVERTDVTVIVMVGAVVAAFLVWFADLRDPADRERATALS; from the coding sequence ATGCTCGACCGCCGCCTGCCGCCCGACGACGCCTCCGGCGACGGCGCGCCCGAACACCAGCCGGGGTACACCGCCGAGGACGTCGAGGACGCCCTGGTCGACGGCGATCGCACCGTCACCGGCAGCCCCATCCGTTCGGCCCTGCGCAACCGCCAGTTCCGGATCGTCTACGTCGGCTCGATCCTGAGCAACACGGGCAACTGGATGCAGAACGTCGTCATGGCGGCGTTCGCCTACAACCTCACCGGCAGCGCCGGCTACGTGGGCCTGGTCACCTTCGCCCAGCTCGGACCGCAGCTGTTGTTCTCGCTCGTCGGCGGGGCGCTGGCCGACACGTTCGACCGTCGCAAGGTGATCGTCGTCATGGCCGTGTGGCAGATGGCCTTCTCCGTGGTGCTGGCGGTGCTCGCCGGCCGCGACGACCCGTCGCGGGTCGGCCTGCTGATCGCCGTGTTCCTCGTCGGGTCGGGCCACGCCCTGCAGAACCCGACCTTCGCCTCGCTGCTGCCCAACCTGGTGCCGCGTCGTGACCTCAGCGGGGCCATCGCCCTCAACTCGGCCAACATGAACGTCTCGCGGATCATCGGTCCCGCGATCGGCGGCCTGCTCTACGCCGGGGTGGGGGCCCAGTGGGTGTTCCTGCTCAACGCCGTCACCTACGTCTTCATCATCGTGGCCATGCTGCGCATCCGGGTGCCCCGCCTGCACCGTGGGTCCGACGAGGCCACCGGGCTGCGGCGGGTGCTCGAGGGCTTCGCCGTCGTGCGCCGCGACCCGGTCATCCGACGGGCCGTCGCCACCGTCACCTTGTTCTCCTTCTTCTCCCTCACCTTCCTCACCCAGATGCCGGTGATCGCCGAGGAGAACTTCGCCATCCCGGCCAAGAGCACGGCCTACGGGGTGCTCTACGCCGTGTTCGGGGTGGGGGCCCTGGCCGGGGCCCTCTCCATCGGCTCGGTCTTCGCCAACCGCCCGATGGAACGGGTGCTGCGCTGGTCGCTCGCCGGCTTCGCCGTCTTCCTCGCCGCTTACGGCCTGGTGCGCGCCGCCCCCCTCGCCTACCCCATCGGTCTCGTGCTCGGGTTCTTCTACTTCGCGGCCGTCACCTCGTTGTCCACGCTGCTGCAGCACCGCCTCGACGATCGGGTCCGGGGCCGGGTGCTGGCCGTGTGGATGATGGCCTTCGGCGGCACCGTGCCGATCGGCGGTCTGGTGGCCGGCTGGGTGGTCGAGCGCACCGACGTCACCGTGATCGTCATGGTCGGGGCCGTGGTGGCCGCCTTCCTGGTGTGGTTCGCCGACCTGCGCGACCCGGCCGACCGGGAGCGGGCCACGGCGCTCAGCTGA
- a CDS encoding PhoH family protein → MADTQVKINVPGNHLMVGLLGERDELLRLVEAAFPGAVVHVRGNEITVDGQGAEQVGRLFGELVVLLQQGHVLEEAGVRRSIDMVKADERPSEVLSADVMRGAKGRMVRPKTSGQKRYIEAIRDNIVTFGVGPAGTGKSWLAVAMAVQALQSKQVDRIILTRPAVEAGERLGFLPGDLMAKVDPYLRPLYDALYDMVEPEGAQRLLDRGTVEVAPLAFMRGRTLNGSFIILDEAQNTTPEQMKMFLTRIGFGSKAVITGDTTQVDVPGGRSGLLGLESVLSGIDGLGWVRLGAADVVRHRIVQDIVNAYEAHAAGTAGGEG, encoded by the coding sequence ATGGCCGACACGCAGGTCAAGATCAACGTCCCCGGCAACCACCTGATGGTCGGCCTCCTCGGCGAGCGCGACGAACTGTTGCGCCTGGTGGAAGCCGCCTTCCCCGGCGCGGTCGTCCACGTGCGAGGCAACGAGATCACCGTCGACGGCCAGGGGGCCGAGCAAGTGGGCCGCCTCTTCGGGGAGCTCGTCGTACTCCTCCAGCAGGGCCACGTGCTCGAGGAGGCCGGGGTCCGCCGCAGCATCGACATGGTGAAGGCCGACGAACGGCCCTCCGAGGTGCTCTCGGCCGACGTCATGCGCGGGGCCAAGGGCCGCATGGTCCGCCCCAAGACCAGCGGGCAGAAGCGCTACATCGAGGCCATCCGCGACAACATCGTGACCTTCGGCGTGGGTCCGGCCGGCACCGGCAAGAGCTGGCTGGCGGTCGCCATGGCTGTGCAGGCCCTGCAGTCCAAGCAGGTCGACCGCATCATCCTCACCCGTCCCGCGGTGGAGGCCGGCGAGCGCCTCGGCTTCCTGCCGGGCGACCTCATGGCCAAGGTCGACCCCTACCTCCGCCCGCTCTACGACGCCCTGTACGACATGGTCGAACCCGAAGGTGCCCAGCGGCTCCTCGACCGGGGCACCGTCGAGGTGGCGCCGCTGGCCTTCATGCGCGGGCGCACGCTCAACGGCAGCTTCATCATCCTCGACGAGGCCCAGAACACCACGCCCGAGCAGATGAAGATGTTCCTCACCCGCATCGGTTTCGGCTCCAAGGCCGTCATCACCGGCGACACCACCCAGGTCGACGTGCCAGGGGGCCGCAGCGGCCTGCTCGGCCTCGAGTCGGTGCTCTCGGGCATCGACGGGCTCGGCTGGGTGCGCCTCGGTGCCGCCGACGTGGTCCGCCACCGCATCGTGCAGGACATCGTCAACGCCTACGAGGCCCATGCCGCCGGCACGGCCGGAGGTGAGGGGTGA
- the ybeY gene encoding rRNA maturation RNase YbeY — MSDRPPSRRRRRRGPEDGEVTVFVADEQARHPVDTVRWQRLAEQVLLDEGVEGECELSVLFVSHDTIASLNQRFMGHAGPTDVLSFPIDGEGNTPGRWPDGGAAGPDREDDPDDLPLLLGDVVICPEVAVANAPSHAGRDDDELALLVVHGILHLLGMDHADDVGREAMQARERELLAAHHGPLAADPWAALAAEASDAGDHEPAPVTDAPGPAGER; from the coding sequence GTGAGCGACCGCCCCCCGAGTCGGCGCCGGCGACGCCGGGGCCCCGAGGACGGAGAGGTCACGGTGTTCGTGGCCGACGAACAGGCGCGCCACCCGGTCGACACCGTCCGGTGGCAGCGCCTGGCCGAGCAGGTGCTGCTCGACGAGGGCGTCGAGGGCGAGTGCGAGCTCTCGGTGCTTTTCGTGAGCCACGACACCATCGCGTCACTCAACCAGCGCTTCATGGGCCATGCCGGACCCACCGACGTCCTGTCGTTCCCCATCGACGGGGAGGGCAACACCCCGGGGCGGTGGCCCGACGGGGGCGCGGCCGGCCCGGACCGCGAGGACGACCCCGACGATCTGCCCCTCCTGCTCGGCGACGTGGTCATCTGCCCCGAGGTGGCGGTTGCCAACGCACCGAGCCATGCCGGCCGCGACGACGACGAGCTGGCGTTGTTGGTGGTGCACGGCATCTTGCACCTCCTCGGCATGGACCACGCCGACGACGTCGGACGTGAGGCGATGCAGGCGCGCGAACGAGAGCTGCTGGCGGCCCACCACGGGCCCCTCGCCGCCGATCCGTGGGCCGCGCTGGCCGCGGAAGCGAGCGACGCGGGTGACCACGAGCCCGCCCCCGTCACCGATGCTCCCGGTCCGGCGGGGGAGCGCTGA
- a CDS encoding hemolysin family protein: MTTTQTWMVVVIVVAFLASILLALAETALTRMTRAKAQGMVDEGRRGAARLVLLVTHPERFLNVVLLVVLVCQLVQATLVGILASQLVGGWGVVVATVVNIVVVFVLAEAAPKTWAIEHPERAALVAAPPVWALAHFWPLRVLSRGLIGLANVILPGKGLKEGPFVSEEELLAIVDAAVEEDVIELEERHLISQIIEFGDTIVREVMVPRPDMVTVDAEFRVADVMEIVLLNGRSRIPVCGEGIDDVVGVVYAKDLMRAERDGRDHEPVGGFVREPHFVPETKRVATLLPEMQAEQFHMAIVVDEYGGTAGLVTMEDLIEELVGEIVDEFDREEPMVEPLPDGSCRVQARMAIDEVNDLLHLELPEGDWDTLGGLVFHLAGHVPAEGEVVECDGRLLVVERVQGRRIARIRIAANRDADTDHDERVGRGEARATSPDMGGDASGERPEEVGR, from the coding sequence TTGACGACCACCCAGACCTGGATGGTCGTGGTCATCGTCGTGGCCTTCCTGGCCTCGATCCTCCTGGCGCTGGCCGAGACCGCCCTCACCCGCATGACCCGGGCCAAGGCCCAGGGCATGGTCGACGAGGGCCGTCGTGGCGCCGCTCGCCTCGTGCTCCTCGTCACCCACCCCGAGCGCTTCCTGAACGTCGTGCTGCTGGTCGTGCTGGTCTGCCAGCTGGTGCAGGCCACCCTCGTGGGCATCTTGGCCAGCCAGCTGGTCGGGGGCTGGGGGGTGGTCGTGGCCACCGTCGTCAACATCGTGGTGGTCTTCGTGCTGGCGGAGGCCGCGCCCAAGACGTGGGCCATCGAGCACCCCGAGCGGGCCGCCTTGGTGGCAGCACCGCCGGTGTGGGCCCTCGCCCACTTCTGGCCCCTGCGGGTGTTGTCGCGCGGCCTCATCGGCCTGGCCAACGTCATCCTGCCGGGCAAGGGCCTCAAGGAGGGCCCCTTCGTCTCCGAGGAGGAGCTCCTCGCCATCGTCGACGCCGCCGTCGAGGAGGACGTGATCGAGCTCGAGGAGCGTCACCTCATCAGCCAGATCATCGAGTTCGGCGACACCATCGTGCGCGAGGTCATGGTCCCTCGGCCCGACATGGTCACCGTCGACGCCGAGTTCCGGGTGGCCGACGTCATGGAGATCGTGCTGCTCAACGGCCGCAGCCGCATCCCGGTGTGCGGCGAGGGGATCGACGACGTCGTCGGCGTCGTCTACGCCAAGGACCTGATGCGGGCCGAGCGCGACGGCCGCGACCACGAGCCGGTCGGCGGGTTCGTCCGTGAACCCCACTTCGTGCCCGAGACCAAGCGAGTCGCCACCTTGTTGCCCGAGATGCAGGCCGAGCAGTTCCACATGGCCATCGTGGTCGACGAGTACGGGGGCACCGCCGGGCTGGTCACCATGGAGGACCTCATCGAGGAGCTGGTGGGCGAGATCGTCGACGAGTTCGACCGGGAAGAGCCCATGGTCGAGCCCCTCCCCGACGGCAGCTGTCGGGTGCAGGCCCGCATGGCCATCGACGAGGTCAACGACCTGTTGCACCTCGAGCTCCCGGAGGGCGACTGGGACACCCTCGGCGGCCTGGTGTTCCACCTCGCCGGCCACGTGCCCGCCGAGGGCGAGGTCGTCGAGTGTGACGGTCGGCTGCTGGTGGTCGAGCGGGTGCAGGGTCGCCGCATCGCCCGCATCCGCATCGCCGCCAACCGCGACGCCGACACCGATCACGACGAACGGGTCGGTCGCGGCGAGGCACGGGCCACGTCCCCCGACATGGGTGGCGATGCGAGCGGCGAGCGTCCCGAGGAGGTGGGTCGATGA
- a CDS encoding cyclic nucleotide-binding domain-containing protein, with product MTRENWLTHLAKVPMFSRCSKKELQEIAGATTPVTLPPGRVLVREGDPGSEAYVITAGTAFVERNGERLAMLGPGDVIGEMSLLIPGPRTATVTADTELQVLVMDRREFGQLVEDIPGFTIQLLHNLAERMSRLDQHAFG from the coding sequence ATGACACGGGAGAACTGGCTCACCCATCTCGCCAAGGTTCCGATGTTCTCGCGCTGCTCCAAGAAGGAGCTGCAGGAGATCGCCGGGGCCACCACGCCGGTCACCCTGCCCCCGGGTCGAGTGCTCGTCCGCGAGGGAGACCCCGGCAGCGAGGCCTACGTGATCACCGCGGGCACCGCCTTCGTGGAGCGCAATGGTGAGCGGTTGGCCATGCTCGGACCGGGCGACGTGATCGGCGAGATGTCGCTGCTCATCCCCGGACCTCGCACCGCCACCGTCACCGCCGACACCGAACTGCAGGTGCTGGTGATGGATCGCCGCGAGTTCGGCCAGCTCGTCGAGGACATCCCCGGCTTCACCATCCAGCTGCTGCACAACCTGGCCGAGCGCATGTCCCGGCTCGACCAGCACGCCTTCGGCTGA
- a CDS encoding TadE/TadG family type IV pilus assembly protein translates to MTRRRWTIGASPPGRAIPVGGTTDRGAGLIGAISGLLVFLALLLFAVQTLVGLYTRSVVTEAAHEGARMVAGARVDHSSPGAVADARVRAEAEVRRLLGRFGDTVELDWSGSTAETVALRVRAHPPGFLWAALRGPGSALVERTVHVRVEALR, encoded by the coding sequence GTGACCCGCCGCCGCTGGACGATCGGTGCCTCCCCACCTGGCCGGGCCATCCCGGTGGGGGGCACCACCGATCGGGGGGCGGGCTTGATCGGGGCCATCAGCGGGCTGCTGGTCTTCCTCGCCCTGCTCTTGTTCGCGGTGCAGACCCTCGTGGGCCTGTACACGCGATCGGTGGTGACCGAAGCCGCCCACGAGGGAGCCCGGATGGTCGCTGGAGCCCGGGTCGACCACTCGAGCCCCGGCGCCGTCGCCGACGCCCGGGTTCGGGCCGAGGCGGAGGTGCGCCGGCTGTTGGGGCGTTTCGGCGACACCGTCGAACTCGACTGGTCCGGATCGACCGCCGAGACGGTCGCCCTGCGCGTCCGCGCCCACCCGCCCGGGTTCCTCTGGGCCGCCCTGCGCGGCCCCGGTTCCGCCCTCGTCGAACGCACCGTGCACGTCCGGGTGGAGGCCCTGCGATGA